One window from the genome of Tachysurus vachellii isolate PV-2020 chromosome 5, HZAU_Pvac_v1, whole genome shotgun sequence encodes:
- the LOC132846118 gene encoding carcinoembryonic antigen-related cell adhesion molecule 8-like isoform X3 — translation MDLHTVCCSLLLMLTCSGRGFGQVLELPESINKTVGENVVITPKRLPDPPYFSVRWRVNTTNILIGPLNGFIIPPAYKDRVSFNTTSLALELRSLTENDTGQYVLSVETVTSYNGQTSLLVLVPVSNVTIVPNHTELVENNTVSFVCSASGSSLSFIWLNGSSEVTTGERVQLTDNNRNLTITSVRRGDTGPYECEAYNSINSKKSQSILMVYYGPLNVAAAADPEKPFYSSGSNLKLNCSAESRPAAKFQWALNGIELSEMGQELKLNNIQISQSGNYTCIVHNTQTLQYSVSPPISVTILVPVSNIAIIPSLKEVELNSTVSFVCSASGSSLSFIWLNGSSEVTAGERVQLTDNNRNLTITSVIRGDTGPYECEAYNSVSRKKSLPFSLTIKINGQEQTPEEITRVKDSNYENILRFHNPNTGVTVGGSDTQTPHTPHPVTDTYYENMVSFQNKNPVMRHTPHPDEGVIYENP, via the exons ATGGACTTACACACTGTGTGCTGCAGTCTGCTTCTGATGCTGACATGTTCag GTCGAGGCTTTGGCCAAGTGTTGGAATTACCTGagagtataaataaaacagttggGGAGAATGTAGTAATTACCCCAAAACGTCTTCCTGATCCTCCTTACTTCTCAGTCAGATGGAGGGTTAATACAACGAACATTCTTATTGGACCACTGAATGGATTTATTATACCGCCAGCGTACAAAGACAGAGTCAGTTTTAACACCACATCTTTAGCTCTGGAGCTCAGGAGCCTGACTGAGAATGATACTGGACAATATGTACTGAGTGTAgaaactgtaactagttacaaTGGTCAGACCTCACTGCTGGTGCTTG TTCCAGTCTCCAACGTTACCATAGTACCAAATCATACAGAGCTGGTTGAAAACAACACTGTGAGTTTCGTCTGCTCTGCATCTGGTTCCtctctttcatttatttggCTAAATGGCAGCTCTGAGGTAACGACAGGGGAGCGAGTCCAGCTAACAGACAACAACAGAAATTTAACCATTACCAGTGTGAGGAGAGGTGACACAGGCCCGTACGAGTGTGAAGCATACAACAGCATCAACAGTAAAAAGAGTCAATCAATCCTCATGGTTTACT ATGGTCCTCTAAATGTTGCTGCAGCAGCAGATCCAGAGAAACCCTTCTACAGTTCTGGGTCTAATCTCAAATTAAACTGCTCAGCTGAGTCCAGGCCTGCTGCTAAGTTTCAGTGGGCTTTGAATGGAATAGAGCTTAGTGAAATGGGCCAAGAGCTCAAACTGAACAACATTCAGATCAGTCAAAGTGGCAATTACACCTGCATAGTACATAACACACAGACCCTACAATATTCTGTGTCTCCACCCATCAGTGTCACTATACTAG TGCCAGTCTCCAACATTGCCATAATACCAAGTCTAAAAGAAGTTGAACTCAACAGCACTGTGAGTTTCGTCTGCTCTGCGTCCGGCTCCtctctttcatttatttggCTCAATGGCAGTTCTGAGGTAACGGCAGGGGAGCGAGTTCAGCTAACAGACAACAATAGAAATTTGACCATTACCAGTGTGATCAGAGGTGACACAGGCCCATACGAGTGTGAAGCATACAACAGCGTCAGCAGAAAAAAGAGTCTCCCATTCAGCCTCACCATTAAGATTAATG GCCAAGAACAAACTCCAGAGGAAATAACCAGAGTGAAG gATTCAAACTATGAGAATATCCTCAGATTCCATAATCCGAACACCGGGGTGACTGTGGGTGGATCTGACACTCAGACGCCTCACACGCCTCACCCTGTTACG gatACATACTATGAAAATATGGTCAGCTTCCAAAATAAGAACCCTGTGATGCGTCACACACCTCACCCTGATGAG GGAGTAATATATGAAAACCCCTGA
- the LOC132846118 gene encoding carcinoembryonic antigen-related cell adhesion molecule 1-like isoform X1 gives MDLHTVCCSLLLMLTCSGRGFGQVLELPESINKTVGENVVITPKRLPDPPYFSVRWRVNTTNILIGPLNGFIIPPAYKDRVSFNTTSLALELRSLTENDTGQYVLSVETVTSYNGQTSLLVLVPVSNVTIVPNHTELVENNTVSFVCSASGSSLSFIWLNGSSEVTTGERVQLTDNNRNLTITSVRRGDTGPYECEAYNSINSKKSQSILMVYYGPLNVAAAADPEKPFYSSGSNLKLNCSAESRPAAKFQWALNGIELSEMGQELKLNNIQISQSGNYTCIVHNTQTLQYSVSPPISVTILVPVSNIAIIPSLKEVELNSTVSFVCSASGSSLSFIWLNGSSEVTAGERVQLTDNNRNLTITSVIRGDTGPYECEAYNSVSRKKSLPFSLTIKINDSGSEGGDGDALSAGAIAGIVIGVLLAVAAIAGLIFYFVKVKEMPRTNSRGNNQSEATHNAGGHDSNYENILRFHNPNTGVTVGGSDTQTPHTPHPVTDTYYENMVSFQNKNPVMRHTPHPDEGVIYENP, from the exons ATGGACTTACACACTGTGTGCTGCAGTCTGCTTCTGATGCTGACATGTTCag GTCGAGGCTTTGGCCAAGTGTTGGAATTACCTGagagtataaataaaacagttggGGAGAATGTAGTAATTACCCCAAAACGTCTTCCTGATCCTCCTTACTTCTCAGTCAGATGGAGGGTTAATACAACGAACATTCTTATTGGACCACTGAATGGATTTATTATACCGCCAGCGTACAAAGACAGAGTCAGTTTTAACACCACATCTTTAGCTCTGGAGCTCAGGAGCCTGACTGAGAATGATACTGGACAATATGTACTGAGTGTAgaaactgtaactagttacaaTGGTCAGACCTCACTGCTGGTGCTTG TTCCAGTCTCCAACGTTACCATAGTACCAAATCATACAGAGCTGGTTGAAAACAACACTGTGAGTTTCGTCTGCTCTGCATCTGGTTCCtctctttcatttatttggCTAAATGGCAGCTCTGAGGTAACGACAGGGGAGCGAGTCCAGCTAACAGACAACAACAGAAATTTAACCATTACCAGTGTGAGGAGAGGTGACACAGGCCCGTACGAGTGTGAAGCATACAACAGCATCAACAGTAAAAAGAGTCAATCAATCCTCATGGTTTACT ATGGTCCTCTAAATGTTGCTGCAGCAGCAGATCCAGAGAAACCCTTCTACAGTTCTGGGTCTAATCTCAAATTAAACTGCTCAGCTGAGTCCAGGCCTGCTGCTAAGTTTCAGTGGGCTTTGAATGGAATAGAGCTTAGTGAAATGGGCCAAGAGCTCAAACTGAACAACATTCAGATCAGTCAAAGTGGCAATTACACCTGCATAGTACATAACACACAGACCCTACAATATTCTGTGTCTCCACCCATCAGTGTCACTATACTAG TGCCAGTCTCCAACATTGCCATAATACCAAGTCTAAAAGAAGTTGAACTCAACAGCACTGTGAGTTTCGTCTGCTCTGCGTCCGGCTCCtctctttcatttatttggCTCAATGGCAGTTCTGAGGTAACGGCAGGGGAGCGAGTTCAGCTAACAGACAACAATAGAAATTTGACCATTACCAGTGTGATCAGAGGTGACACAGGCCCATACGAGTGTGAAGCATACAACAGCGTCAGCAGAAAAAAGAGTCTCCCATTCAGCCTCACCATTAAGATTAATG ataGTGGGAGTGAAGGAGGAGATGGAGATGCACTGTCTGCAGGAGCTATAGCTGGGATTGTTATTGGAGTTTTATTAGCTGTTGCTGCAATTGCTGGTTTGATTTTCTATTTtgtgaaagtaaaagaaat GCCAAGAACAAACTCCAGAGGAAATAACCAGAGTGAAG CAACACATAATGCAGGTGGACAT gATTCAAACTATGAGAATATCCTCAGATTCCATAATCCGAACACCGGGGTGACTGTGGGTGGATCTGACACTCAGACGCCTCACACGCCTCACCCTGTTACG gatACATACTATGAAAATATGGTCAGCTTCCAAAATAAGAACCCTGTGATGCGTCACACACCTCACCCTGATGAG GGAGTAATATATGAAAACCCCTGA
- the LOC132846118 gene encoding carcinoembryonic antigen-related cell adhesion molecule 1-like isoform X2, with translation MDLHTVCCSLLLMLTCSGRGFGQVLELPESINKTVGENVVITPKRLPDPPYFSVRWRVNTTNILIGPLNGFIIPPAYKDRVSFNTTSLALELRSLTENDTGQYVLSVETVTSYNGQTSLLVLVPVSNVTIVPNHTELVENNTVSFVCSASGSSLSFIWLNGSSEVTTGERVQLTDNNRNLTITSVRRGDTGPYECEAYNSINSKKSQSILMVYYGPLNVAAAADPEKPFYSSGSNLKLNCSAESRPAAKFQWALNGIELSEMGQELKLNNIQISQSGNYTCIVHNTQTLQYSVSPPISVTILVPVSNIAIIPSLKEVELNSTVSFVCSASGSSLSFIWLNGSSEVTAGERVQLTDNNRNLTITSVIRGDTGPYECEAYNSVSRKKSLPFSLTIKINDSGSEGGDGDALSAGAIAGIVIGVLLAVAAIAGLIFYFVKVKEMPRTNSRGNNQSEATHNAGGHDTYYENMVSFQNKNPVMRHTPHPDEGVIYENP, from the exons ATGGACTTACACACTGTGTGCTGCAGTCTGCTTCTGATGCTGACATGTTCag GTCGAGGCTTTGGCCAAGTGTTGGAATTACCTGagagtataaataaaacagttggGGAGAATGTAGTAATTACCCCAAAACGTCTTCCTGATCCTCCTTACTTCTCAGTCAGATGGAGGGTTAATACAACGAACATTCTTATTGGACCACTGAATGGATTTATTATACCGCCAGCGTACAAAGACAGAGTCAGTTTTAACACCACATCTTTAGCTCTGGAGCTCAGGAGCCTGACTGAGAATGATACTGGACAATATGTACTGAGTGTAgaaactgtaactagttacaaTGGTCAGACCTCACTGCTGGTGCTTG TTCCAGTCTCCAACGTTACCATAGTACCAAATCATACAGAGCTGGTTGAAAACAACACTGTGAGTTTCGTCTGCTCTGCATCTGGTTCCtctctttcatttatttggCTAAATGGCAGCTCTGAGGTAACGACAGGGGAGCGAGTCCAGCTAACAGACAACAACAGAAATTTAACCATTACCAGTGTGAGGAGAGGTGACACAGGCCCGTACGAGTGTGAAGCATACAACAGCATCAACAGTAAAAAGAGTCAATCAATCCTCATGGTTTACT ATGGTCCTCTAAATGTTGCTGCAGCAGCAGATCCAGAGAAACCCTTCTACAGTTCTGGGTCTAATCTCAAATTAAACTGCTCAGCTGAGTCCAGGCCTGCTGCTAAGTTTCAGTGGGCTTTGAATGGAATAGAGCTTAGTGAAATGGGCCAAGAGCTCAAACTGAACAACATTCAGATCAGTCAAAGTGGCAATTACACCTGCATAGTACATAACACACAGACCCTACAATATTCTGTGTCTCCACCCATCAGTGTCACTATACTAG TGCCAGTCTCCAACATTGCCATAATACCAAGTCTAAAAGAAGTTGAACTCAACAGCACTGTGAGTTTCGTCTGCTCTGCGTCCGGCTCCtctctttcatttatttggCTCAATGGCAGTTCTGAGGTAACGGCAGGGGAGCGAGTTCAGCTAACAGACAACAATAGAAATTTGACCATTACCAGTGTGATCAGAGGTGACACAGGCCCATACGAGTGTGAAGCATACAACAGCGTCAGCAGAAAAAAGAGTCTCCCATTCAGCCTCACCATTAAGATTAATG ataGTGGGAGTGAAGGAGGAGATGGAGATGCACTGTCTGCAGGAGCTATAGCTGGGATTGTTATTGGAGTTTTATTAGCTGTTGCTGCAATTGCTGGTTTGATTTTCTATTTtgtgaaagtaaaagaaat GCCAAGAACAAACTCCAGAGGAAATAACCAGAGTGAAG CAACACATAATGCAGGTGGACAT gatACATACTATGAAAATATGGTCAGCTTCCAAAATAAGAACCCTGTGATGCGTCACACACCTCACCCTGATGAG GGAGTAATATATGAAAACCCCTGA